One segment of Anatilimnocola aggregata DNA contains the following:
- a CDS encoding response regulator produces MTSSGPESSAKRPLLVLVVDDNVDAADSLALLLVRLGGHQARVAYDARTALCMAREFRPDVILLDIGLPQKDGFSVARELRAIPGLEDIVIIAVTGYGRESDRDHSRAAGIDLHMLKPVDVRELLSYLRGDSAAQTADMRQSSDVNS; encoded by the coding sequence ATGACCTCTTCGGGTCCGGAATCATCGGCAAAGCGGCCACTGCTGGTCCTGGTTGTTGACGACAACGTCGATGCCGCTGACTCGTTGGCGCTCCTCTTGGTCCGCTTGGGAGGCCATCAAGCGCGCGTTGCTTACGACGCACGTACGGCGCTGTGCATGGCGCGAGAATTCAGGCCAGATGTCATCCTGCTCGATATTGGACTGCCGCAGAAAGACGGTTTCAGCGTCGCGCGCGAGCTGCGCGCAATTCCAGGTTTAGAAGACATCGTGATTATTGCCGTGACGGGCTACGGGCGCGAATCCGATCGCGATCATAGTCGCGCGGCAGGAATCGACTTGCACATGCTCAAACCGGTCGACGTGCGAGAACTACTCAGCTACCTGCGCGGTGATTCAGCAGCGCAAACAGCAGACATGCGACAGAGCAGCGACGTCAATTCCTAG
- a CDS encoding DUF1559 domain-containing protein, with protein sequence MPQRPCRRRAAFTLVELLVVIAIIGVLVALLLPAVQAARESARRMQCSNHLKQLGVAVHNFHDTTLKLPPVHLGGPGSIYKSGTGFIVLLPYVEQKALYEKFDTTTEYDLSTNPAAAALDGASLKVYQCPTRGRESKRKSDANPQVGATGDYAFCSVATANFQHQHQSADTVLFGMLVGAASKANGTMWESRTAMKSVTDGLSNTAMLGEKHVYVKDMYKGGNTGGSSDGNIYITEQTTWYECHSVRDMDHVASLSRGPQDNFSTERYKMFGSWHPGVCMFVFGDGSVRGLRQTVDRSILKLLGDRRDGEVIPNID encoded by the coding sequence ATGCCCCAGCGTCCCTGTCGCCGACGCGCTGCTTTCACGCTTGTTGAACTTCTCGTGGTGATTGCGATCATCGGGGTTTTGGTGGCCCTGCTCCTGCCCGCGGTACAGGCCGCGCGCGAATCTGCCCGACGAATGCAGTGCAGCAATCACCTGAAGCAATTGGGCGTAGCGGTTCACAACTTTCACGATACGACATTGAAATTGCCGCCGGTGCATTTGGGTGGACCTGGTTCCATTTACAAGTCGGGAACCGGTTTCATCGTGCTGCTGCCGTATGTCGAACAGAAAGCTCTGTACGAAAAATTTGATACGACGACCGAGTACGACCTCAGCACCAATCCCGCTGCTGCGGCGCTCGATGGAGCGAGCCTGAAGGTCTATCAATGCCCGACGCGAGGGCGCGAATCCAAACGAAAGTCGGACGCCAATCCTCAAGTGGGTGCCACCGGCGATTACGCGTTCTGCAGCGTGGCGACCGCCAACTTCCAGCACCAGCATCAATCGGCGGATACCGTCTTGTTCGGCATGCTGGTGGGGGCTGCCAGCAAAGCGAACGGTACCATGTGGGAATCACGGACAGCGATGAAGAGTGTTACCGACGGCCTAAGTAACACCGCGATGTTGGGCGAAAAGCATGTTTATGTGAAGGATATGTACAAGGGAGGAAACACCGGCGGGAGTTCGGATGGCAACATCTACATCACCGAGCAGACGACCTGGTACGAATGCCACAGCGTGCGAGACATGGATCACGTAGCTTCCCTTTCTCGCGGGCCGCAAGACAACTTTTCGACCGAGCGCTATAAGATGTTTGGCAGTTGGCATCCGGGAGTATGCATGTTTGTGTTTGGCGACGGTTCCGTGCGTGGACTGCGGCAAACGGTGGATCGGTCGATCTTGAAATTGCTCGGCGACCGGCGCGATGGCGAAGTCATTCCGAACATTGACTAA
- a CDS encoding carboxypeptidase-like regulatory domain-containing protein, whose amino-acid sequence MFVDRRPKRLCLFAALLVAGLGTVGCGSGMGDVQGKVTIEGQPAANLNVTFTDPVKHVRATGVTDAAGNYRLSTHAKDDGAPVGEYKVAVNQPGPTDSSETKAPPRLFPDHYERAETSGLMCAVKSGQNTFDIELPKQ is encoded by the coding sequence ATGTTTGTCGATCGCCGGCCGAAGAGGCTTTGCCTGTTTGCTGCTCTGCTGGTGGCTGGCCTGGGAACCGTCGGTTGTGGCAGCGGCATGGGGGACGTGCAGGGCAAGGTCACCATCGAGGGGCAGCCTGCGGCGAATCTCAATGTCACCTTTACCGACCCGGTGAAGCATGTTCGCGCGACCGGAGTCACCGATGCGGCAGGCAACTACCGCCTGTCGACGCATGCGAAAGATGACGGCGCGCCAGTCGGCGAATATAAGGTGGCAGTAAATCAACCGGGCCCAACTGATAGCAGCGAAACGAAGGCCCCACCGCGGCTCTTTCCAGACCATTACGAACGGGCTGAAACGTCAGGATTGATGTGCGCGGTAAAGTCGGGGCAGAACACGTTCGACATCGAGCTGCCGAAACAATGA
- a CDS encoding PPC domain-containing protein, with translation MNRLRFGLRTLALLVAAGSLLTAVVQAVEPNIGQMSPTGVQRGTEVDVTFNGSRLGDAKQLLFYSPGIEVKSLTPDKDNKVVAKLAIAADCRLGIHAVRLASAGGISNMRTFTVGPMPEVAEVEPNNLFTAPQQVAMNVTISGTCANEDLDNYVVELKKGQRLNVECEGLRLGNVQFDPYVAILNEARFELARSDDASLLYQDSLCSIVAPEEGKYVIQVRESSFGGGGAAYRLHVGSFPRPTAVYPAGGRPGEQIQAKWIGDAAGEFTTSMTIPSTNDGQPGVYAQDDQGISPSPNPVRVIDLANALEVEPNNTFEQASPGGPAPLALNGIIEQPGDIDFHKFTAKKGQQFDVRVYARKPLRSPLDSVLVIHNAKGANITNNDDSGGPDSYARFNSPADGDYFVSVRDHLNGGGPSYVYRVEITEIKPTVVVGLPEKVQYIPTTLIVHRGNRMALMVNAQRQNFSGDFTLESTTLPPGMTLEALPFTAGKTEVPVLFTAAADANPSGALAYLHPKSADPAITMEGRFDQRTMLIRGENNNDVWGHNADRMAVALAADSPFKIDLVQPKVPLVRNGSMSLKVVATRAMGYTAPIAVKLLYNPNGVGSSVSAVIPENQNETVIPMTANANAALGVSKIVALGTGPHEGGKVEVATQFIDLTIAEQYFKFTFDKGVCEQGQATEFVAKVEKLMDFPGEATCELVGLPNGATSTPVKFTKDTTEIVFPVTVIKDARPGKYTTLMTISKFQQDGEEVAHTLGPGELRIDAPLPPKVDAPKPATTPTPMPMPTTEKPPEKKRLSRLEQLRLEKEQAEKK, from the coding sequence ATGAATCGTCTTCGTTTTGGGCTGCGCACTCTCGCCCTTCTGGTCGCTGCTGGTTCACTGCTGACCGCCGTTGTTCAAGCGGTCGAGCCTAACATCGGTCAGATGTCTCCCACCGGGGTGCAGCGCGGGACGGAAGTCGACGTCACTTTCAACGGCAGTCGCCTGGGCGATGCCAAGCAGTTGCTGTTTTATTCGCCTGGCATTGAGGTGAAGTCTCTCACGCCCGACAAGGACAATAAGGTTGTCGCCAAGTTGGCCATCGCAGCCGATTGCCGCCTGGGCATTCACGCCGTTCGTTTGGCTTCTGCCGGCGGCATCAGCAACATGCGAACGTTCACCGTCGGTCCCATGCCGGAAGTGGCCGAAGTCGAACCGAACAATCTGTTCACCGCGCCGCAGCAAGTGGCCATGAACGTAACCATCAGCGGTACGTGTGCCAACGAAGATCTCGATAACTACGTGGTCGAACTCAAGAAGGGTCAGCGACTGAATGTCGAGTGCGAAGGTCTGCGTCTCGGTAATGTGCAGTTCGATCCCTACGTGGCCATTCTGAACGAAGCCCGCTTCGAACTCGCTCGCAGCGACGACGCATCCCTTCTCTACCAGGACTCGCTCTGTTCGATCGTAGCTCCCGAAGAAGGCAAGTACGTCATACAGGTTCGCGAGAGTTCCTTCGGTGGCGGTGGTGCCGCTTATCGATTGCACGTCGGTTCGTTCCCTCGCCCCACCGCGGTCTATCCAGCTGGTGGCCGGCCGGGCGAGCAGATTCAAGCCAAATGGATCGGTGACGCAGCCGGTGAATTCACGACCAGCATGACCATCCCCAGCACTAACGATGGCCAGCCCGGTGTTTACGCCCAGGACGATCAGGGTATTTCTCCTTCGCCCAATCCAGTTCGCGTCATCGACCTGGCCAACGCTTTGGAAGTCGAGCCCAACAACACGTTTGAACAAGCCTCGCCCGGTGGCCCTGCTCCGCTGGCGCTCAATGGCATTATCGAACAGCCCGGCGATATCGACTTTCATAAGTTCACCGCGAAGAAGGGGCAGCAGTTCGACGTGCGCGTTTACGCCCGCAAGCCGTTGCGTTCACCACTCGATTCGGTGCTGGTGATTCATAATGCCAAGGGAGCTAACATCACCAACAACGACGACAGCGGTGGTCCCGATAGCTACGCCCGGTTTAATTCGCCCGCCGATGGCGACTATTTCGTCTCGGTGCGCGACCACTTGAACGGCGGCGGTCCGAGCTACGTCTATCGCGTTGAGATCACCGAAATCAAGCCGACAGTCGTGGTCGGATTGCCAGAAAAAGTGCAATACATTCCGACCACGCTCATCGTGCATCGCGGCAATCGCATGGCCCTAATGGTCAACGCCCAGCGGCAGAACTTCAGCGGCGACTTCACGCTAGAAAGCACCACACTCCCTCCCGGCATGACGCTGGAGGCCCTTCCGTTTACAGCTGGCAAGACCGAAGTTCCTGTCCTCTTCACCGCTGCCGCCGACGCGAATCCCAGTGGCGCTCTCGCCTATCTGCATCCGAAGTCCGCCGATCCCGCCATCACGATGGAAGGCCGTTTCGATCAGCGGACGATGCTCATTCGCGGCGAAAACAACAACGACGTCTGGGGGCACAATGCCGACCGCATGGCTGTCGCGCTGGCGGCTGACTCCCCGTTCAAGATCGACCTCGTGCAACCCAAGGTCCCTCTCGTTCGTAACGGCAGCATGTCGCTCAAAGTCGTTGCCACGCGGGCCATGGGTTACACCGCTCCCATCGCCGTCAAGTTGCTCTACAACCCGAACGGTGTTGGCTCATCGGTAAGCGCCGTGATTCCCGAGAATCAAAATGAAACCGTGATTCCCATGACAGCCAACGCCAATGCCGCGCTGGGTGTTTCGAAAATCGTCGCCCTCGGCACGGGACCGCACGAAGGTGGTAAGGTCGAAGTTGCCACGCAGTTCATCGACCTCACCATCGCCGAACAATACTTCAAGTTCACCTTCGATAAAGGTGTTTGCGAACAAGGTCAGGCGACGGAGTTCGTCGCCAAGGTCGAAAAGCTGATGGACTTTCCTGGTGAGGCAACCTGCGAATTGGTTGGTCTGCCGAACGGTGCCACTTCCACACCGGTGAAGTTCACCAAGGACACCACCGAAATCGTCTTCCCGGTGACCGTCATCAAAGATGCTCGTCCCGGCAAGTACACCACGCTGATGACCATTTCGAAGTTCCAGCAAGATGGCGAAGAAGTCGCCCACACGCTCGGCCCGGGTGAACTGCGGATCGATGCTCCGCTGCCTCCCAAGGTCGACGCGCCAAAGCCAGCCACGACTCCCACGCCCATGCCAATGCCCACGACCGAGAAGCCGCCAGAAAAGAAGCGGCTGTCGCGACTCGAACAGTTGCGGCTCGAAAAAGAACAAGCTGAAAAGAAATAG
- a CDS encoding zinc ribbon domain-containing protein, producing the protein MSTLTEALRILHRIHQQIADLQDRLQRGPKQVRAAEANVKKCEAELATSKDVYRAAKMSSDEKQLQLKQREAKLLDLQGKLNTANSNKEYQLLKDQIAADKQASSVLADEILESLERLDVLQANIKSAEEALSKNRDEEAKVRARVGSQQELLEGDLGRYSNELADAQNLIEGDFKDNYLRLSKSMGADALAPVEGETCGGCNQSLTPHLIDQLRLNKPVFCKSCGRLLYIPE; encoded by the coding sequence ATGAGCACTCTGACCGAAGCGCTCCGCATTTTGCACCGCATTCACCAGCAAATTGCCGATTTGCAGGACCGTTTGCAGCGTGGTCCCAAGCAGGTCCGGGCCGCGGAAGCGAACGTCAAGAAGTGCGAAGCCGAACTGGCGACCAGCAAGGATGTCTATCGCGCCGCCAAGATGAGCAGTGACGAAAAGCAGCTCCAACTCAAGCAGCGGGAAGCCAAACTGCTCGACCTGCAAGGGAAGTTGAATACCGCCAACAGCAACAAAGAATATCAGTTGCTGAAGGACCAGATCGCGGCCGATAAACAGGCCAGCAGCGTCTTGGCCGACGAAATTCTGGAATCACTCGAACGGCTGGACGTATTGCAGGCCAACATCAAGTCGGCTGAAGAGGCACTGAGCAAGAATCGCGACGAAGAAGCAAAAGTTCGCGCGCGAGTCGGCTCGCAGCAGGAACTGCTCGAAGGAGACTTGGGCCGTTATAGCAACGAACTGGCTGACGCCCAGAATCTGATCGAGGGGGACTTCAAAGACAACTACCTGCGACTCTCGAAGTCGATGGGTGCCGATGCCTTGGCCCCGGTCGAAGGCGAGACCTGCGGCGGTTGTAACCAATCCCTGACGCCTCACTTGATCGATCAACTGCGACTGAACAAGCCGGTCTTCTGCAAGTCCTGCGGCCGACTACTCTACATTCCCGAGTAG
- a CDS encoding DUF1549 domain-containing protein, which translates to MAEGKITALNVYPPDVHLSTKQDLQRFVIVATREDGVTLDVTAQSSIKLGDDKLCKLDRNTLFPTTDGNTTLSAEYQGLKAEATIEVKDAAADRGISFQLDVMPVFMRGGCNTGSCHGAARGKDGFRLSLFGFDPQGDYHRLTREAGARRINLGSPKDSLLMEKSIGSVPHTGGKRFGDDTEHYATLLRWLEAGAPNDAAPTPAVVGVDLYPPSAVLEGEGATQQFIARARYADGTDRDITSLATFMTNNDNSAPITQDGLVTAAARGEAFVMARFETHTVGNQVLVLPKELMYTPPAITGNYVDELVGAKLKKVRILPSGLCTDEQFIRRVSLDITGTLPTEEEFLAFMGDADPAKRSKLIDRLLERKEFSEIWAMKWSELLMMKSSNQVSYKSIFLYSSWVTDQVANDVPLDKMVRDLLSSSGGTFKSPGTNFYQIERDTLKTAENVAQVFFGIRTQCAQCHNHPFDRWTMDDYYSFAAFFSQIGRKQSEDYREIIVFNSGGGEVKHPVGGRNMAPKFLGGQVADVAGKDRRAVLADWMTSSENPFFATSVANRVWAHFFGKGIIEPVDDIRVSNPASNPELFEKLGKKLIEYKYDFKQLVRDICNSQTYQRSVERNESNMTDSRNFAHGNVRRIPAEMLLDCISQVTGAPDKFRGLPVGARAVQIADGRTSNYFLTTFGRAPRDTVCAADSKTDPTLSQALHMINGSTVQGKIAAGGIVRKLVAEKKTPPEIIESLYVRCLSRKPQPEEVERLMTTVNASETPTAGLEDVFWAILNSREFLFNH; encoded by the coding sequence ATGGCTGAGGGAAAGATCACGGCGCTCAACGTCTATCCGCCCGATGTGCACCTGAGCACCAAGCAGGATCTGCAGCGGTTTGTCATTGTGGCAACGCGCGAAGATGGCGTCACGCTGGATGTCACGGCCCAATCGTCGATCAAGCTGGGCGACGATAAGCTCTGCAAGCTCGACCGCAACACCCTGTTTCCCACGACCGACGGCAACACGACGCTCAGCGCCGAGTATCAAGGGCTGAAGGCGGAAGCGACCATCGAAGTGAAAGACGCGGCTGCCGATCGCGGCATCAGCTTTCAGCTCGACGTGATGCCAGTCTTCATGCGGGGCGGTTGCAACACCGGCAGTTGCCACGGCGCAGCTCGCGGTAAAGACGGCTTCCGTCTTTCGCTGTTCGGTTTCGATCCTCAAGGTGACTACCACCGCCTCACGCGCGAAGCGGGTGCCCGTCGCATCAACCTCGGTTCCCCCAAAGATAGCCTGCTGATGGAGAAGTCCATCGGCAGCGTGCCGCATACCGGCGGCAAGCGGTTTGGCGACGACACCGAGCATTACGCCACGCTGCTCCGCTGGCTCGAAGCCGGCGCTCCGAACGATGCCGCTCCCACGCCCGCCGTGGTCGGTGTCGATCTTTATCCGCCAAGTGCAGTCCTCGAAGGTGAAGGTGCCACGCAGCAGTTTATCGCCCGGGCTCGCTATGCCGACGGTACCGATCGCGACATCACCTCGCTCGCGACCTTCATGACCAATAACGACAACAGCGCGCCGATCACTCAGGATGGTCTGGTCACGGCTGCAGCTCGTGGCGAAGCCTTTGTGATGGCGCGGTTCGAAACGCACACCGTCGGCAACCAGGTGTTGGTCCTGCCGAAGGAGTTGATGTACACGCCGCCAGCCATCACCGGCAACTATGTCGACGAATTGGTCGGTGCCAAGCTCAAGAAGGTGCGCATTCTCCCCAGCGGCCTCTGCACCGACGAACAGTTCATTCGCCGCGTTTCGCTCGATATTACGGGCACGCTGCCGACAGAAGAAGAGTTCCTCGCATTCATGGGCGATGCCGATCCGGCCAAGCGGTCCAAACTGATCGACCGCCTGCTCGAACGGAAGGAATTCTCTGAAATCTGGGCCATGAAGTGGTCCGAACTCTTGATGATGAAATCGAGCAACCAGGTCAGCTACAAGTCGATCTTCCTCTACTCGAGTTGGGTCACCGATCAAGTTGCCAACGATGTCCCGCTGGACAAAATGGTTCGCGACCTGCTGAGCTCTTCGGGAGGTACCTTTAAGAGTCCGGGGACAAACTTCTATCAAATTGAACGCGACACGCTAAAAACTGCGGAGAATGTCGCACAAGTCTTCTTTGGCATCCGAACGCAGTGCGCTCAGTGTCACAACCATCCGTTCGATCGCTGGACGATGGACGATTACTACAGTTTTGCGGCGTTCTTCTCGCAGATTGGTCGCAAGCAGAGCGAAGACTACCGCGAGATCATCGTCTTCAACAGCGGCGGTGGCGAAGTGAAACATCCGGTAGGCGGCAGGAACATGGCACCGAAATTCCTCGGCGGTCAGGTGGCCGATGTCGCCGGGAAGGATCGCCGCGCGGTCCTCGCCGATTGGATGACTTCATCCGAAAATCCGTTCTTCGCAACCAGCGTGGCCAACCGGGTGTGGGCCCACTTCTTTGGCAAGGGAATTATTGAGCCGGTCGACGACATTCGCGTCAGCAACCCAGCCAGCAATCCTGAATTGTTCGAAAAGCTTGGCAAGAAGCTTATCGAGTACAAGTACGACTTCAAGCAACTGGTGCGCGACATCTGCAACTCGCAGACGTATCAGCGCTCGGTCGAGCGGAATGAATCGAACATGACCGACTCCCGCAACTTCGCGCACGGCAACGTCCGCCGTATACCCGCCGAAATGTTGCTCGATTGCATCAGCCAGGTCACCGGTGCCCCCGATAAATTTCGCGGCCTGCCGGTGGGCGCCCGCGCGGTGCAAATTGCCGATGGACGCACCAGCAATTACTTCTTGACGACCTTCGGCCGCGCGCCCCGCGACACCGTCTGTGCTGCGGATTCGAAGACCGATCCGACTCTTTCGCAGGCTTTGCACATGATTAACGGGTCAACCGTGCAAGGGAAGATTGCGGCCGGCGGCATCGTTCGCAAGTTGGTTGCCGAGAAAAAAACGCCTCCCGAGATCATTGAATCGCTCTACGTCCGCTGCCTGTCGCGCAAGCCGCAACCCGAGGAAGTGGAACGGCTGATGACAACGGTCAACGCGTCCGAAACTCCCACCGCCGGTTTGGAAGACGTCTTCTGGGCGATTCTGAATTCGCGCGAGTTTTTGTTCAATCACTAA
- a CDS encoding Crp/Fnr family transcriptional regulator has translation MSGNHLLARLPRADLERLESQLQSVKFEPGQVLYEARAPIVYSYFPVRGTLSAVVVMSDGRMIEVATVGNEGMVGSPNLFQSPSSPNRVFVQVPGYGLRIETKALEREARQSSTLQRLLVLYHSAYLFQMSQSVACNGLHSLLERCCRWLLMTHDRAEEDSFQLTHEFLATMLGVRRSSVTEALQSLQEKGLISGTRGKITIVNREGLEAGSCECYRAVTEEHNKLLNS, from the coding sequence ATGTCGGGAAATCACTTGCTCGCACGTTTGCCCAGGGCTGACTTGGAACGTCTCGAGTCTCAGTTGCAGTCGGTCAAGTTCGAGCCCGGGCAAGTCTTGTACGAAGCCCGTGCGCCGATTGTCTATTCGTACTTTCCAGTCCGCGGCACGCTCTCGGCCGTCGTTGTGATGAGCGACGGTCGCATGATCGAAGTGGCCACAGTCGGCAACGAAGGAATGGTCGGCTCCCCCAATCTGTTTCAGTCGCCGTCGTCACCGAATCGCGTCTTCGTCCAAGTGCCCGGCTACGGGCTGCGAATAGAAACGAAGGCGCTCGAACGGGAAGCGCGGCAGTCGAGCACTTTGCAACGACTGCTGGTTCTCTATCACTCCGCTTATCTGTTTCAGATGTCGCAATCGGTCGCGTGCAACGGTTTGCATTCGCTGCTAGAGCGTTGTTGTCGTTGGCTGCTAATGACACATGACCGGGCGGAAGAAGACTCGTTTCAACTGACGCACGAGTTTCTGGCGACGATGCTCGGTGTGCGCCGGTCGAGCGTGACCGAAGCGCTGCAAAGCTTGCAAGAGAAAGGTTTAATCAGCGGTACCCGGGGCAAGATCACCATCGTCAATCGCGAAGGTTTAGAAGCCGGCAGCTGCGAGTGTTATCGCGCGGTGACTGAAGAACATAACAAGCTGCTCAATTCTTAA
- a CDS encoding DUF1501 domain-containing protein: MKCDGNQMSRRTMLTVGAVGGLGLTLSDFFRMKSAQADQKHYDFVQAKAQSIIHIYLPGGMAHQESFDPKPYAPIEYRGELNPIKTNTGEQFCETLPQLSQLADKIAVIRSMTHGEAAHERGTHNMFTGYRPSPALNYPSMGSVVSHEYGPRNNLPPYVCIPSVPNEFASNGYLSSSFAPFSLGADPASAGFKVQDLSLPEKVTEERFTRRRSALDAVNDYFTKRDKSDNIGAMNTFYERAYSLISSKQAREAFNIEAESAAVRDEYGRNTAGQRLLMARRLVGAGARFVTLTYGGWDMHAQITRGMKNALPSLDQGLSALIKDLDRSGQLSSTLIMVSSEFGRTPKINKDAGRDHWPKVFSVMLAGGGIKGGTIYGTSNATASEPETDAVGPEDLATTIYHQLGIVADKELMSPGDRPIEIVDGGKVIKGLLA, from the coding sequence ATGAAGTGCGATGGCAATCAAATGAGTCGCCGGACCATGCTAACGGTCGGCGCCGTTGGTGGCTTAGGTCTGACCTTGTCCGATTTCTTCCGGATGAAATCGGCTCAGGCTGATCAAAAGCACTACGACTTTGTGCAAGCCAAGGCCCAGAGCATCATTCATATCTACTTGCCGGGCGGTATGGCCCATCAGGAATCGTTCGATCCGAAGCCATATGCTCCGATCGAATATCGTGGCGAACTGAACCCGATCAAGACGAACACAGGCGAGCAGTTCTGCGAAACGTTGCCCCAGCTGTCGCAGTTGGCCGACAAGATCGCCGTCATCCGCTCGATGACGCACGGCGAAGCGGCCCACGAACGTGGCACGCACAACATGTTCACCGGCTATCGCCCCAGCCCGGCTTTGAACTATCCCAGCATGGGTAGCGTGGTCAGCCACGAGTATGGCCCGCGGAATAACCTGCCTCCTTACGTCTGCATTCCCAGCGTGCCGAACGAATTTGCCAGCAACGGCTATCTCAGTTCGTCGTTCGCTCCCTTCAGCTTGGGTGCCGACCCAGCCAGTGCCGGGTTCAAGGTGCAAGACCTGAGCTTGCCCGAGAAGGTGACCGAAGAGCGTTTCACGCGCCGTCGCTCGGCCCTGGATGCCGTCAACGATTACTTCACCAAGCGTGATAAGTCGGACAACATCGGCGCGATGAACACGTTCTACGAACGGGCCTACAGCCTCATCAGCTCGAAGCAAGCTCGCGAAGCGTTCAATATCGAAGCCGAATCGGCCGCTGTGCGTGATGAATACGGCCGCAACACGGCCGGCCAGCGCTTGCTCATGGCTCGCCGCCTGGTGGGTGCCGGTGCTCGCTTTGTAACCTTGACCTACGGTGGCTGGGACATGCACGCCCAGATCACTCGCGGCATGAAGAACGCCTTGCCTTCGCTCGATCAAGGCTTGTCGGCGCTCATTAAGGATCTCGATCGCTCCGGCCAACTCAGCAGCACGCTGATCATGGTCTCAAGCGAATTCGGCCGCACACCGAAGATCAACAAGGACGCCGGTCGCGATCACTGGCCCAAGGTGTTCAGCGTGATGTTGGCCGGTGGCGGTATCAAGGGTGGCACGATCTACGGCACCTCGAATGCGACCGCTTCGGAACCAGAAACCGATGCCGTTGGTCCGGAAGATCTGGCCACGACCATCTATCACCAACTCGGCATTGTCGCCGACAAGGAACTGATGTCGCCCGGCGATCGCCCGATTGAAATTGTCGACGGTGGCAAGGTGATTAAGGGCTTGCTCGCCTAG